The region AACTCAGGGTTTCCTTCCTTCCTTCCACCTCCACGCCGCCGCACACGTAACAAAAATCGTCAATTCGCCGCCGCCTACCCTCTCCAGGCGAACCACCGCAGGCGCAGCGTTGTTGCCGGGCGTGCCTTCGGGGAACCACAGCTCTGCCCCCGCGCCGCGCCTCCGGTGGCCGCTGCTTCTTCGACTCCGGCACAGGTAAAGCCACTTGCTCGGCCCCTCTCACCTGCTTTCTCTTATGCTCCGTGTGCCCCACGCCCGTCCAACCGTGGTAACAGTTCAGCATAGCCTGCGTTCCGCGACCGTACAAGTTCCACACTGCACGCTGATTAGTAGTGCAACCGAGCATGCGTACGTAGCTGTAATAATACAAAATCTTTGCAGCACTTGCTGGCCATTGGGTAAATAAACGGACTTACTGTCGATTTAGTACAGGGTTCCTTTTCGCCAAGTGTTGCATTCTTCTTGAAACGCTCTCTTGCATGCAAAAAATGTTCTCTGTTGGATGATAAATCCAGATGTATGCGTACTTCATTGAGGCCTACATCAATCTGAATGAATTCTTGATATGTGATGATCTGTGATGCCAACATTTGTGCTTCTTGTTATTCTTTTTCTTATAATAATCGCTGTCACCGTTTTAGTGGATTTTTAGCCCTCAAGTACCGAAGCCCCAGCGTCTCACTCCATGGCGAAGAAGAGGAAGCGCAGCTCCGATGCTCCCGCCCCTGCTGCCGTAGAGAAGCCTGACGACTCTGCCCCCGAGCGCCCGGAACGCACCCTCTTTGGGTTCAAGGACTCGGCCGCCGAGCCTGCTTCTAAGGACGCTGGGCCGTTCTTCCGGAACAAGGAGAAGGTGCTCATTACGTGCTCCCGCCGCATCATTTACAGGTGAGCGCAATGCCCTCTCTGCTCCGAGTTCTGTGGTGGTGGTTGTGTTAGACCGATGCTTTTGTCGGGAGTCTTAAGTGTTTTGTGGATTGGTTTGCGGTGTGCGTAGGTACCGGCATCTGATGCAGAACGTGGTGTCACTACTGCCGCACGCCAAGAAGGACAGCAAGGTTGAGTCTAAGCAGAGCAAGGGCAGCGCGCTGAACGAGCTGGTCGAGCTCAGGAGCTGCTCCAGCTGCCTCTTTTTCGAGGTACTACACACGTACTATGCTCTCTGCTTGCTTGCTAGCTTGATGGAAATAGTTTACCTTCGACCAGCTCAAGGTTGCCTACTTTGATAGGAGAACTACATACTAGGAACATTAACAGTTGCTAAATCATACTGCATTTAACATGGAACAGGTTAGTCGGTTCTGGTGTGAAATCAACTTCAAAGTTAGCTCTGATCCGTATCATTGTTCTGGTGTGAACCTTACTGAGCTTTGTAATCCACACTGTCTGTTATCTGTTTCACAATGTTTAAAAGTTGTCAACTCCACGTTGTTTTACTATCGCTCGAAAATTAGACAATATAAATATGCACTAGAGTTGCTAATTCTTATATTGAAGCATCTTCTGTGTGTATATTGCAGTGCAGAAAACAGAAAGATCTTTACCTTTGGATGGTCAAGTCCCCTGCAGGGCCATCCGTGAAATTTCTAGTCAATGCTGGTATACTCTCACACCAATAGTAGTTATTCAGTTGTTTTACTATGCACTGGATTATGTACTGTGTGTATTTTTATCGTGATGATTCGTCTACTAATGCCCAACCATCCTGTAACATTTACATGCAGTTCACACCATGGAGGAACTGAAGCTCACCGGCAACCATCTGAAAGGGTCACGTCCTCTGCTAACATTTTCTTCAAATTTTGAACAGCAACCTCATTGGAAGCTCTTGAAGGAAATGATAACACAAGTACGTGATGATTTGGCTTGTTACATTATGCTGCATGTGTTATCAGCATTTTGAACAAAGCTGATATGGACCTGTATTTAAAAAAACTTCGgtttttgcaagatcaatttattcttatttagttGGTGTCAAAAGAGGTTAAACTTGATTTTTGATGCATGTTTACGGTAAAATCATATTTGTCCACACAGTAGTTACAGACTAGCATGTGGGTGTAATGCATCCACTATTGCTCTTTTTTATGTTTATAATAATATAGGACTCTGAAGGAAGGATTCACATTTAATAACTCAGGCTATATTAGTATAGCAGAGGTGGTAATATACTTCGATATAGTCAAATTAGTAATCCAGTGGAGACATGCTCTTCTTTTAATGATAGACTGTCAGAGCTAACTCATTGCCCATTGCTGTAAATGCAGATTTTTGCTACTCCAAAAGATCATAGGAAGGCAAAACCTTTTCATGATCATGTTTTTGTGTTCTCCATCGTGGATGACCACATTTGGTTCAGAAATTACCAGGTGATGTCTTGGTCTTTATAGTTTTGATTACGATGAACTTTCAATACTTAAAACCTGTCAAGTTATTAACACCATCTGAATTTTATCAAATGATATACTTGACAGATATCTGTACCCCACAATGAGATTGACAAAGTTGATAAAGGAGGCCTAGATAAAATGACACTTGTTGAGGTAAAAGTAGTGTGAGCTTATATCTTGATGGTTTATATAACTTGTTTGCTAATCAATATTCTAATGAAATTGCTGTGTGTAGGTTGGCCCCAGGTTCTGTTTGAATCCAATAAAAATATTTGGTGGTAGTTTTGGTGGCCCCACATTGTTCGAGAACCCATTCTATGTGTCTCCCAATCAGGTATAGCTTGCTTTCACTGGTTGATGTGGACTAAGTACATATATTTCAGACATCTTTGTAATGAAAATCTGGTCTTACCTCTTCGGTCATCAAGGAATAGTTATATTATCTATTTCTTGTGTTTCTTTGCTTGAAATAAAAGTTGAACTGAGAAAATCGACAAGTTGAATGATCTGTAGTGTCATGTTATTTATTGGTACCGCTGGTGCACAGTTAGCTTTACGCTGTGTTCTGGAATGGGATTTGATATCAAATATGGTATTACGAGCAACATCTTTCATGAAATGAGATGCATATCGTGGTTGCACCAGTGGAATGGAACATTCAAATGCTTGTCATCCATTATGTTTCTCTCAGATACAGTACTCCTTGTACACTACTGCTCCATTCTGTTCTCGTTTTGTTGGACCTAACTAACTAATCATGTTTGATCTGCAAACCTAGAATAGATTAGTGTTATCGTCTGGTTGGTATCTTGTTGTGGTTGTGGGGAAAAAGATTTACAGCTCACCAGGGTATGCATATTCATGTATGCTTTGACATGTACTGATCCACACCCGGGGGTTAATAACGGTTTTGTTAATTTGGAGCACCAGATCCGCGCACTGGAGAAGCGGAAGAAGGCAGGCAAGTACGCCAAGAAGGTGAAGGCCAAGGTGAGGAGGAAGATGCACGAGATGGAGAACACCCTCGAGCCTGATGAGTTTGCTGATCTTTGGAAAGGGGAAGAGTAGCTAGTGCAGGCGACTGTACCAATGAATTTGATCGTCAAACCAATGCATGCTGGCGGCTATCGCCAAGCACTGAATTTTGCACTATCATGTGGTAGTTCTTGTATGACAATCAAAGCATGTGTTAATTTATGTAAACAACTTGATTTTGTTCTTGCTCGTATCCTACTGCCTGTGTGTTTCACCTTGTCTTGTGCCTGATATAGTTGCAAGCAAATGATCAAAGCTTCGGTACAAACGATTGA is a window of Triticum dicoccoides isolate Atlit2015 ecotype Zavitan chromosome 2B, WEW_v2.0, whole genome shotgun sequence DNA encoding:
- the LOC119365594 gene encoding ribosome biogenesis protein BRX1 homolog 2-like; this translates as MAKKRKRSSDAPAPAAVEKPDDSAPERPERTLFGFKDSAAEPASKDAGPFFRNKEKVLITCSRRIIYRYRHLMQNVVSLLPHAKKDSKVESKQSKGSALNELVELRSCSSCLFFECRKQKDLYLWMVKSPAGPSVKFLVNAVHTMEELKLTGNHLKGSRPLLTFSSNFEQQPHWKLLKEMITQIFATPKDHRKAKPFHDHVFVFSIVDDHIWFRNYQISVPHNEIDKVDKGGLDKMTLVEVGPRFCLNPIKIFGGSFGGPTLFENPFYVSPNQIRALEKRKKAGKYAKKVKAKVRRKMHEMENTLEPDEFADLWKGEE